A single Neoarius graeffei isolate fNeoGra1 chromosome 23, fNeoGra1.pri, whole genome shotgun sequence DNA region contains:
- the LOC132871244 gene encoding leucine-rich repeat and immunoglobulin-like domain-containing nogo receptor-interacting protein 3, translating into MAALWGLGWLGVSLTLLALAPACQSCPPRCDCVAQLRSVSCQRKRLSGVPEGIPTETRLLDLSRNRLRWVSPGDLAPYPRLEEVDLSENLISTLEPNAFASLQALRTLHLRGNQLKLVPMGAFARLSNLTTLDLSENKIVILLDYTFQDLHSLKHLEVGDNDLVYISHKAFSGLLGLEDLTIERCNLTSISGQTLSYLRNLVTLRLRHLSISTIEDQNFRKMSALRGLEIDSWPYLEYISPLSFQGLNLTWLSITYTNITAVPSASFRNLVYLTSLNLSYNPISVLEPWAFKDLIRLKELHMVSTNLQAVEPHALGGLRQIRVLNLSNNELVTLTESSFHSVNSLETLRVDGNPLSCDCRLLWILQRRRTLNFDGKMPICAAPPEVQGNILSSFPDSALFDYFTCQKPKIRNRKLQQVTVREGQLVSFLCRADGEPVPAIIWISPQRRKITSKSSSRITVLPSGTLEIRYAQVTDSGTYICIASNAGGNDTYFATLTVKGQPVDPALFANRSLYAVDFNDTGLNNTRVFLKFTLDLTTILVSTAMGCITFLGVVLFCFLLLFVWSRGRGQRKNNFTVEYSFRKTEGPTTSSTSGGTRKFNMKMI; encoded by the exons ATGGCTGCCCTATGGGGCCTGGGCTGGCTGGGTGTGAGCCTCACCCTGTTGGCCCTCGCCCCAGCATGCCAGAGCTGCCCGCCACGCTGTGACTGTGTGGCTCAGCTCCGCTCTGTGTCCTGCCAGCGAAAGCGTCTGTCAGGTGTACCTGAGGGCATCCCTACAGAGACCCGGCTGCTGGACCTCAGTCGGAACCGGCTACGCTGGGTGTCACCAGGAGATCTGGCACCATATCCACGGCTGGAAGAAGTGGACCTCAGTGAGAACCTCATCTCTACACTGGAGCCCAATGCCTTCGCCAGTCTGCAGGCACTGCGAACACTGCATCTTCGTGGAAACCAGCTAAAGCTGGTGCCTATGGGCGCCTTTGCTCGCTTGTCAAATCTCACTACCCTGGACTTGAGTGAAAACAAGATTGTCATTCTGTTGGATTATACTTTTCAGGACTTGCACAGTCTCAAACACCTTGAG GTTGGTGACAATGACTTGGTATACATCTCCCATAAAGCTTTCTCAGGATTGCTGGGTCTGGAAGATTTAACTATAGAAAGATGCAACCTGACTTCAATCTCCGGCCAAACCCTATCCTACCTGCGCAACCTGGTAACCCTTCGATTACGCCACCTCAGCATCTCTACCATTGAAGACCAGAACTTCCGCAAGATGTCCGCTTTGCGAGGACTAGAGATAGACAGTTGGCCATACCTGGAATACATCTCCCCCCTTAGTTTCCAGGGTCTAAACTTGACCTGGCTGTCCATTACTTACACCAACATTACTGCAGTCCCTTCTGCTTCTTTCCGCAACCTTGTTTACCTGACGTCCCTTAACCTCTCCTACAACCCCATATCTGTGCTGGAACCCTGGGCATTCAAGGATCTTATAAGGCTGAAAGAGCTACACATGGTCAGCACTAACCTGCAAGCTGTGGAACCTCATGCTCTGGGTGGTCTGAGGCAGATTCGGGTGCTGAACCTCTCCAACAATGAGCTGGTCACACTGACAGAGAGCTCCTTTCATTCCGTCAACAGCCTTGAAACTTTACGAGTAGACGGAAATCCACTTTCTTGCGACTGCCGGCTTCTCTGGATTCTGCAACGCAGACGCACTCTGAACTTTGATGGGAAAATGCCGATATGTGCTGCTCCACCTGAGGTACAGGGTAATATTCTGAGCAGCTTTCCGGATTCTGCATTATTTGACTACTTCACTTGCCAGAAGCCAAAGATTCGCAATCGGAAGCTTCAGCAAGTGACAGTGCGTGAGGGTCAGTTGGTGTCCTTTCTGTGTCGTGCTGATGGTGAACCAGTGCCTGCCATCATCTGGATCTCACCACAGCGGCGAAAGATCACCTCAAAAAGCAGCAGCAGGATCACTGTCTTACCAAGTGGAACGTTGGAGATCCGATACGCCCAGGTGACTGACAGTGGCACATATATCTGCATTGCCAGTAATGCAGGTGGTAACGACACCTACTTTGCCACACTGACGGTGAAAGGGCAGCCGGTGGACCCCGCTCTGTTCGCCAACCGTTCTCTGTACGCGGTGGACTTTAATGACACTGGTCTGAACAACACACGTGTCTTCCTTAAGTTCACACTTGACCTCACCACAATCCTGgtgtcaacagccatgggctgcaTCACCTTCCTGGGTGTAGTACTCTTCTGTTTCCTGCTGTTGTTCGTGTGGAGCCGCGGAAGGGGCCAACGCAAGAACAACTTCACAGTAGAGTACTCATTCAGGAAGACCGAAGGGCCCACTACTAGTTCCACTTCTGGAGGGACCCGCAAGTTCAACATGAAAATGATATGA